The sequence below is a genomic window from Luteimonas sp. MC1825.
CGCGCAGCTTGCGGCGCAGGGTGGCGCGATGGATGCCGAGGATCGCCGCGGCGCGGCTCTGGTTGCCCTCGCAGTGGTTCAGGACCTCGACGAACAGCGGGATCTCGAGCTCGCGCAAGGCGATCTCGTAGAGATTCTTGGCGTCGCGGCCGTCGAGGTCGCGGATGTAGCGGCGCACCGCGTTCGCGACGTGCTCGCGCAGCGGCGGACGCGGCGTGCCGCGCGCATGCGGCTCGGAATGGTCGGCAGCGTTCAAGAGGGCCCCGGAAGCACCACGCCCTGGTGGCGCGGATCGTCGTCGAGTCTAGCGCGCGCCCGGCGGGCACGCCAAATGGCGTGCCGTCAGCGGAAGTCGAACATGAAGGCGACCGCGCCGCGGCCCGGCTCGCGCACGTCCATGCGGATCACCGCGCCGGCACCGCTGTCGACCAGCGCGTTCTCCGGCGCCTGTCCGAGGTATTCGGCGGGTGCGAACGCGCGCGTGCCGAGTGGCCGGCCATCGACGTCGGACAGCGTCAGCACCACCTCCGGCCACGCCTGCGGCCACGTGGCGTTGTTGCGGAAACTGGCGGTGATGCGCAGCGTGTCGGCGCGCTGCGGATGCGGGCGCACGTCACGTTCCAGCAGCGCGAAGGCGGCGGGCTCGCGCCACGGCGGCAGCGAACAGCGCAGCAGCGCGCAGGTGCGCGCCACGACCGGGCGCCACGCCGGGTCGGCGGCCAGGCGTGCGCGATCGGCGAGAAGCCACTGCACGCCCAGCAGCACGGCCAGGCCGACGATGGCCGCCGGCATCACCCAGCGGCGTCCGGCTGGCGCATCGGCGGCGATGCGGCGGGCGCGCGCGAAGCTCGGCGCGGGCTTGCCGCCGCGGCGCGACGGTGGCGGCGGGTCGGCCGGTGACTCCACGGCATCGGAGCGTGCGGGCGCGTCCGCGGCTGCGGATGCGACCGCGGCCTCGGACGAGGCCGCGGGGTGGGGCGCGGCGTCGGCGGCTATCGGAGCTGCCGCGTCAGGTGGCGGCGCGTCGCCCTCGGCTGCGACATCGCTGCCGGTGCGCAGCAACGAGGCCACCGAAACCGCGGGCTGCGCGAGCAGGGCGGCGTGCGCGTCGCGCGCGGGTCCGAAGGCATCCTCGATCGCCGCGGCCACGCCGCTGCGCGCGGCGTCGATCGCGGCGGCGTCGGGGCCGCGCATGTCATGCGCCTGCTGCGACGGCTCCGCCGGCTGCCCGGCATCGAGCTGTGCAGCACAGCGCGGGCAGCGCGGCGGCGGCAGGTCGGTGGCCGGATCGGTGGCGATCAGGCCGCGGCAATGCGGGCAGTTGATGAACATGGCGGCTATTCAAGCATGCGCGGCGGATGCCGTGCAGGGGCTCAGGCGTCGCCGCGGCGCACGCCGTCGATGCGCACCCAGTCGCCGTCGATGGCCACGTCGAGTGCGTCGAACCAGGCGCCGTAGCGCGCGAGCAGCGCGTCCTGCTGGCCGTCGAGGATGCCCGACAGCGCCAGTCGGCCACCCGGCGCCACGCGCGCGGCGATGGTGCCGGCCAGCGCATCGAGCGCGGAGGCGAGGATGTTGGCCACCAGCACCGGCCAGGTGCCGGCCGGCGCGTCGCCCGGCGCGAACACCGCCAGGCGCGCGGCGACGCCGTTGCGCGCGGCGTTGTCGTGCGTGGCGAGCAGCGCCTGCGGGTCGTTGTCGATGCCGGTGGCGTCGGCCGCCCCCAGCTTCAGCGCGGCGAGCGCGAGGATGCCGCTGCCACAGCCGAAATCGAGCACGCGCGCGCCGGCGAGTACGCCTTCCGCGGCCAGCCCGTCCAGCCAGCGCAGGCACAGCGCGGTGGTCGGGTGGGTGCCGGAGCCGAACGCCAGGCCGGGGTCCAGGCGCACCACCGCGGCGTCGGCGCCGGCGGCATCGTCCGGCAGTTCGCGGTTCCAGGGCACGATCCAGGTGCGCTCGCCAAAGCGCAGCGGTTCGTACTGGTCCATCCACGCGCGCTCCCAGTCCTGGTCCTCGACGCGTCGGAACGCCACGCGTGCCCAGTCCAGCTCCGGGTCGAAGCTTTCCAGCGCGGCGAGCAGCAGCAGCGCGTCGGCATCGTGCGCGAACAGCGCGGTCAGGCTGATGTCGTCCCACAGCGGCGTCTCGCCGACGCCGGGCTCGAGGATGGCGTGTTCGTTGCTGGTGCCGGCATCGGCATCGAGCATGGTCACCGCCAGCGCGCCGACGTCGTCGAGCGCGTGTTCGTAGCGGGCCTGCTCGGATTCGCGGCAGCGCAGGGTCAGTTCGAGGAAGGGCATCGCACGCCACCGTGACCTGGGGCGAGCATGGTACGGCCTTGCCGGCGTGGAAGCCGGCCCGGGATCGCCCGGGCCGGCCAGTGCCTCAGGTTCCGGGCACCAGGGTGGCGACCTGGAAGCTGCGCGGTCGCGTGGCACCGTCGGCGCGCAGGGTGGCGACGCCGTTTGCCGGGGCCTTGGTGGACATCAGCGTGAACGAATGCAGCACGCCCCAGGACAGCGAGTTGCCGCCGGACGCATCGCTCCAGCCGATCAGGTTGGCGCCGGTGGCAAACTGCCAGTCATTGCCGGCGTTGGTGTCGCCGTCGCGGAACACCGTGCCCGACACCTGGGCGCCGGCGCTGGTGGCCAGCGAGAAGCCATCGAAGCCCTGGCTGTTGGACACGCGGATGTTCGGGTTGGTGCCGGTGATCTCGGCGAACGCGAACTCGAAATTCATCACCGCGTAGTGGTACTGCCACAGACCGCTCGGCAGGCGCTTGGCCTTCACCGCCACCTTGGCGCGCGATGCCTCGGTCACGAGTTCGGTCATGAGCGTGCGCTCGAACCTCGCCCCCAGCTTGGGGTTGCGCGGGTTGGTCGGCGCCTGGCCCTGCGCGAACCAGCGGTCGATCGCCGGACCCAGGCGTTCGCTGCCGTTGCTGGCGTTCCAGGTGGAGCCCGCCCAGGACGGCGTGACCGCGCGCGAGGACATCGAGTTGTAGATGTTGATGTCCTCGCGCGCGAGGTACCAGGACTCGTACATCCAGGTCGCGCCCGGATGCAGCGTCGGCGCGATCTGCGATTCACGCACCACCATGCGCTCCCAGTACTGGTCGCCGGGGCCGGTGTCCATCACGCCATTGCAGTCGGGGTCGAAGGTCGAGCCGCAGCGGCCCCACAGCCCGCTGGACGGCACGATCTCGCTGCGCGGCGACAGGCCCTGGGTGTAATCGTTGTTGCCGGCCGAGTAGGTGTCGGTGCAGCCGCGGCCGAGGGCATGGCCGTGGTGGTCACCGCTGTCCAGGCAGCTGCCGTTGGTGGTCAGGTAGGCCTGCTTCACGCCGGAGCGGCCGATCTGCTCGATGCTGCCGTCGGCGTTGGTGCGGTACATGTTCCAGATGAGGTAGGGGTGCTGGTCGTTCTGGTACGGCGGCGAGGGCGCGGTGAACTTCTGGTACCACGGGATGGTGGCGGTCCAGCGCGCGCTGCTGGTGCCGAGCGGGTCGCCGGGCACGGTGGCGGCGATGTTGCCTTCGTTGACGTTGTTCTTCAGCGTCGACGACGGCGTGAACACCACCTGGCCATTGCCGTTCGGGCCGCTGCAGCCCTGGCAGCGGGTGTAGTACAGCGTGGTGTCCCTCATGAACAGGTCGTTCTGGTAGATGCCGCCGTCCGGGGCCGGGGCGCCATGCCAGGTGATGTAATTGGCCTGCGGGCGCGCACCGCCGCTGCCGCGCACCTGCACGGTGGCGTCGAGCTGCACCTCGCCGATCGGCCAGCCGGCGGCGTACGGCGCGCCGATCCGCCTGGCCAGCCGCTCGCTGATCATGATGTCGGACGAGCCGATGGTGAGGGCCGCGGGGTCGTCGAGCAGCTCGTGCATCACGCGGTCGACGTGGAACCAGGCTACGCCGTCGGCACCGACCAGGTCGAACTCCGGCTCGGCACCCGCCGCGACCTTGCGCGGCACCAGGCGGAAGCCGTCGAGGTCGATGCTGCCGTCGCGCACTTCAAGCGTGTAGCCGCCGCGCGCCTGCAACGCGCCGCCGGTCATCTCGCGTGCATAGCCGTTGACCACGTTGAAGCGCAGCTGCGAAAACGGCTGCAGCGCGAAACGCTCGGAGCCGTCGCCGGCGCGCGTGCCGAGCACCGATGCGGGACGTATGCGGATGCCGAGGTCGGCGGCGAGGTCGGTGTTCCAGCGGATGCCGATGTCGCCGCCGGCCGCGGCCCATGGCCTGGCGTGGACATCGCCCGCCGCGGGCTTGGCGATCGCGGTGCGCGCCTGCGACTGCGCGAGCGCGGTGGCGGTGGTGCCGGCCATGCCGGCCGCCAGCAGACCGCCGATCACGACGGGTAGGACGTTCTTCCTGCAAAGACGCATCGGTTCTCTCTCCCTTGCACGTGATGCCGGCCCCCCCGGTCCGACGAGCGTCCGAGCATATGCGAGAAAAGGGCGGGTCTACCACGTTCGCCGGCGCAGGGTGCGCCGGCGGAGCGAGGGGCGGTGGCCGCCCCTCGCGCGCATCACAGGATCGAGAGCGCCATGTCCTTGCGCTCGGACAGCCGCTTCTCGAGGTAGTGGATGTTCTGTCCACCATCCTCGAAGCCGCGGTCGGCGAGGATGCGCTGCTGCAGCGCGATGTTGGTCTTGATGCCATCGACCACCATCTCCGACAGCGCCACGCGCATGCGGCAGATCGCCTGCTCGCGCGTCGCGCCGTGCACGATCAGCTTGCCGATCATCGAGTCGTAGTTGGCGGGCACGCGATAGCCCTCGTAGATGTGCGAGTCCACGCGCACGCCCGGCCCGCCCGGGGCGTGGAAGTGCTGGATCAGTCCGGGCGAGGGCAGGAAGCTGTCCGGGTCCTCGGCGTTGATGCGGCACTCGATGGCATGGCCGTTGAGCACCACGTCCTCCTGGCGGATCGACAGCGGCCGGCCGGACGCGATCAGCAGCTGTTCGCGGATCAGGTCGATGCCGGTGACCATCTCGGTGACCGGGTGCTCCACCTGGATGCGGGTGTTCATCTCGATGAAGTAGAAGCGCCCGTCCTCGTACAGGAACTCGAACGTGCCCGCGCCGCGGTAGCCGATGCGGATGCAGGCCTCGACGCACACCTTGCCGATCCCGGCGCGCTGCTCCGGCGTGATGCCCGGCGCCGGCGCTTCCTCGACCACCTTCTGGTGGCGGCGCTGCATCGAGCAGTCGCGTTCGCCGAGGTGGATGGCGTTGCCCTGGCCGTCGGCCAGCACCTGGATCTCCACGTGGCGCGGGTTCTCCAGGAACTTCTCCATGTAGACCATGTCGTTGCCGAACGCGGCCTTGGCCTCGGCCTTGGTGGTCTGGATGGCGGTGAGCAGCGCGGCTTCGGTATGCACCACGCGCATGCCGCGTCCGCCGCCGCCACCGGAGGCCTTCACGATCACCGGGTAGCCGATCTGGCGGCCGATCTTGACGTTGGCATCCGGCTCGTCGCCCAGCGGGCCGCCGCTGCCGGGCACGCAGGGCACCCCGGCCTCCTGCATGGCGCGGATCGCCTCCACCTTGTCGCCCATCAGGCGGATGGTCTCCGCCCGCGGGCCGATGAACACGAAGCCGGACTGCTCGACGCGTTCGGCGAAGTCCGCGTTCTCGGCGAGGAAGCCGTAGCCGGGGTGGATCGCCTGCGCATCGGTGACCTCGGCGGCGGCGATGATGCTGGCCATGTCGAGATAGCTCTGCTGCGATGGCGCCGGCCCGATGCACACCGATTCATCGGCCATCGCCACGTGCTTGAGGTTGCGGTCGACGGTGGAGTGCACCGCGACCGTGCGGATGCCGAGCGCATGGCAGGCGCGCAGGATGCGCAGCGCGATCTCGCCGCGGTTGGCGATGACGACCTTGTCGAGCATGGTCCGCGCCTCAGCCGATCACGAACAGCGGCTGGTCGAACTCGACCGGCTGGCCGCTCTCGCCGAGCACGGCGAGCACGGTGCCGGCGACGTCGGCCTCGATCGGGTTGAACATCTTCATCGCCTCGATGATGCCCAGCGTCTCGCCGGCCTTGACCGCCTGGCCCACGGTGACGAAGGCCGGCTTGTCGGGCGCCGGCGACGAGTAGAAGGTGCC
It includes:
- the accC gene encoding acetyl-CoA carboxylase biotin carboxylase subunit, giving the protein MLDKVVIANRGEIALRILRACHALGIRTVAVHSTVDRNLKHVAMADESVCIGPAPSQQSYLDMASIIAAAEVTDAQAIHPGYGFLAENADFAERVEQSGFVFIGPRAETIRLMGDKVEAIRAMQEAGVPCVPGSGGPLGDEPDANVKIGRQIGYPVIVKASGGGGGRGMRVVHTEAALLTAIQTTKAEAKAAFGNDMVYMEKFLENPRHVEIQVLADGQGNAIHLGERDCSMQRRHQKVVEEAPAPGITPEQRAGIGKVCVEACIRIGYRGAGTFEFLYEDGRFYFIEMNTRIQVEHPVTEMVTGIDLIREQLLIASGRPLSIRQEDVVLNGHAIECRINAEDPDSFLPSPGLIQHFHAPGGPGVRVDSHIYEGYRVPANYDSMIGKLIVHGATREQAICRMRVALSEMVVDGIKTNIALQQRILADRGFEDGGQNIHYLEKRLSERKDMALSIL
- a CDS encoding DUF3426 domain-containing protein encodes the protein MFINCPHCRGLIATDPATDLPPPRCPRCAAQLDAGQPAEPSQQAHDMRGPDAAAIDAARSGVAAAIEDAFGPARDAHAALLAQPAVSVASLLRTGSDVAAEGDAPPPDAAAPIAADAAPHPAASSEAAVASAAADAPARSDAVESPADPPPPSRRGGKPAPSFARARRIAADAPAGRRWVMPAAIVGLAVLLGVQWLLADRARLAADPAWRPVVARTCALLRCSLPPWREPAAFALLERDVRPHPQRADTLRITASFRNNATWPQAWPEVVLTLSDVDGRPLGTRAFAPAEYLGQAPENALVDSGAGAVIRMDVREPGRGAVAFMFDFR
- the fis gene encoding DNA-binding transcriptional regulator Fis; translated protein: MNAADHSEPHARGTPRPPLREHVANAVRRYIRDLDGRDAKNLYEIALRELEIPLFVEVLNHCEGNQSRAAAILGIHRATLRRKLRDYGIV
- the prmA gene encoding 50S ribosomal protein L11 methyltransferase, with translation MPFLELTLRCRESEQARYEHALDDVGALAVTMLDADAGTSNEHAILEPGVGETPLWDDISLTALFAHDADALLLLAALESFDPELDWARVAFRRVEDQDWERAWMDQYEPLRFGERTWIVPWNRELPDDAAGADAAVVRLDPGLAFGSGTHPTTALCLRWLDGLAAEGVLAGARVLDFGCGSGILALAALKLGAADATGIDNDPQALLATHDNAARNGVAARLAVFAPGDAPAGTWPVLVANILASALDALAGTIAARVAPGGRLALSGILDGQQDALLARYGAWFDALDVAIDGDWVRIDGVRRGDA